CGGCGCCGCCGGGAACGATTTTGTGCAGGAAGACCACCCTGCCCTCGGCCTCGCTCACTGCCACATTGTAGTTCCGCACGCCCGGCAGCAGGTCGGCCAGTTGGGTCAGTTCGTGGTAGTGGGTGGCGAAAAGGGTCTTGGAGCGCAGTTTGGGGTGGTTGTGGATGTATTCCACCACCGCCCAGGCGATGGACATGCCGTCGTAGGTGCTGGTGCCGCGGCCGATTTCGTCCAGAATGAGCAGGCTACGGGAGGTGGCGTGGTGCAAAATGTTGGCGGTTTCGATCATTTCCACCATGAAGGTGGACTGCCCCGCGTGAATTTCGTCCTGCGCGCCGATGCGGGTGAAGATGCGGTCCACCAGGCCAATGCGGGCTTTGCGGGCAGGCACGAAGCCGCCCATCTGCGCCATCAGCACGATGATGGCGACCTGCCGCAAATAGGTGGACTTGCCCGCCATGTTGGGCCCGGTGAGGATGCGGATGCGCTCGCCTTCCTCGAACACCGTGTCGTTGGGCACAAAGCGCTCGCCTTCCAGCGTGCGCTCGACCACCGGGTGACGGCCATCGTAGATTTCCAGGACATCTTCTTCGACCACTTCGGGGCGGGTGTAGTCGCCTTCCACCGCGGCTTCGGCCAGGGAAGCCAGGACGTCCAGCCGCGCCAGCGCCCGTGCGGTTTCCAGCAGGCAAGAAGCATGGGAAGCGACATCCGCGCACACGTGCTTGAACAGGCGGGCTTCCAGCGCGTGGATGCGCTCTTCCGCGTTCAGCACTAACGCCTCGTATTCTTTCATTTCGGGCGTGATGTAGCGCTCGGCGTTGACCAGCGTCTGCTTGCGGATGTAGTGCTCGGGCACCAGGTGGGTGTTGGCTTTGGTGACTTCGATGTAATAGCCAAAGACCTTGTTGTAGCCCACCTTGAGGTTTTTGATGCCCGTGCGCTCGCGTTCGGCCTTTTCCAGGTTGGCGATGTAGTCGCGGGCGTGCTGTGTGCTTTCCACGATGCCGTCCAGTTCCGCGGAAAAACCCGGGCGAATCACGCCGGTATGCTGCAGGGTCGCGGGCGGCTCTTCGGCCAGGGCGCGGTTGAGCAAATCGAGCACTTCGGGGCAGGCTTCCGGTCGGGGGAAGCCCTCAGGCTGTGCTTCGGCCTGGGCCAGAGCGTCCTGCACCGCGGGCAGGCGGCGCAGGGTTTCCCGAATGGCGACCAAATCGCGCGGCTGCGCGTGGCCGGAAAGCACGCGGTTGGTCAACCGTTCCAGGTCGCCCAGCGGCTTGAGCGCCTGGCGCAGTTCGGCGCGCAGCAGGCCGTGCTCGTAGAGGAAGGCGACGCTTTCCTGGCGGCGGCGGATGCGTTCCACATCCAGCAGGGGCTTGCCCACCCACTGCCGCAGCAGCCGCTTGCCCATGGGCGTGACCGTGTGGTCGAGCACGCCCAGCAGGGAACCCGCGACCCGGCCTTCCCGCAGGGTTTCGGTGAGTTCCAGGTTGCGGCGAGTGGCTGCGTCCAGCACCATGAATTCGTCCAGGCTGTACGTGCTCAGGCCGGAAAGCAGGCCGGACGCTTCGGGCTGGGTTTCCCGCAGATATTGCACCAGTGCGCCCGCGGCGCGCACGGCCAGGGGCTTGCCCCGGAGGCCAAAGCCGTCCAGGGAAGCCACGCCGAAGTGGGCGCGCAGGGTTTCTTCCGCACGTCCCGGCTCGAAGCGCCATGCTGGCCAGGGCGTGGCATGCCCCGGCGCGTCGGGCGGCAGGGAGAAGCCTTCGGGATGCAGGATTTCCGCGGGGCGCAGGCGCAGCAGTTCGGCGCGCAGCAGGCTCTGCGGGTCGTCGGTGACGATTTCCGTGGCTGCGAATTCCCCCGTGGTGATGTCGGCATAGGCAATGCCCAGGCGGCGGTCGTCGGCGGTGAGCGCGAGCAGGTAGTTGTTGCTTTCCGCGGGCACCAGGTTGGGCTCCAGCACCGTGCCCGGGGTGACCACCCGCACCACTTTGCGCTGCATCAACCCCTTGCCCGGCTCGCCGATTTGCTCGGCAATCGCCACGTGGTAGCCCTTGGCAATGAGTTTGGCAAGGTAATTTTCCACCGCGTGGTAGGGAATGCCCGCCATGGGCACCCGCACACCCTTGGCAACGTTGCGGGACGTCAGCACAATGTCCAGTTCCCGGCTGACGATTTCCGCGTCGCGGTCGAAGGTTTCGTAAAAATCCCCCAGGCGGAAGAACAAGATCGCGTCGGGGTATTGGCTTTTGAGTTGCAGGTATTGTTTGCGAATGGGGGTGACACCGTCTTTGTTCTTGGGCATGGCTTCATTCTAATACAGAACGAGGGGAACGCAAAGGAGCGCATGGCTGCGGCGGAATGCAAAAATGCCGCGTTGCGGGGGCGCAGGGTGGCGCGGCGCTTTGCTGGGGCGGCAAGGCGAAGGGCTATCGGACGCTGTCTTCTGTTATAATTGTGGTCACACAAAACCAGGAGGAACAAATGGCCGGGAATATCAAATTCGGCACCGACGGCTGGCGGGGACGCATAGCCGAAGACTATACTTTTGCGAACGTGCGGCGGGCAGCGCAGGGCTTTGCCCGCTATTTGCTGGAAAACGGCAGGCAGGGCGAATGGGTGGTTGTAGGCCACGACAAGCGCTTTCATTCTGAAAACTTTGCTGCCGCGGTTTCAGAAGTGTTGGCTGCCAACGGCCTGCGGGTTTACCTCACCGATGGCGCCACGCCCACGCCGGTGATTTCCTACTCGGTGGTGGATAAGGGCGCAGCCGGCGCGGTCAACATCACGGCTTCCCACAACCCCCCCACCGACAATGGCTTCAAGGTGCGCGACGAGCACGGCGGCGCAATTGACCCCGAGGGCCTGAAGCGCATTGAGGCGCTCATTCCTGAAGACGAAAGCGGTGTGCAGCGGATGCCCATCGCCGAGGCCGAAGAAAAGGGCCTGGTGGTGCGCTTTGACCCCGCGCCTGCCTATATCGAGCACATCAAAACCCTGGTGGATTTGGAGCACATCAAATCCGCGGGCTTCAAGGTGCTGGTTGACCCCATGTGGGGCAACGGCGCGGGCTGGTTCACCCGCCTGCTGGAAGGCGGCAAGACCGTGGTGGAAGAAATCCACAACATCCGCAACCCCATTTTCCCCGAGATGAAGCGCCCGGAGCCGATTCCGCCCAACATCAACGTGGGCTTGCAGGAAACCGTGAAACGCGGCGCAGATGTGCTGCTCATCACTGATGGCGACGCCGACCGCCTGGGCGTGGGCGACGAACACGGCCAGTTTGTCAACCAGTTGCGGGTGTACGCCCTCCTGGCGTATTACCTGCTGGAAGTGCGCGGCCAGCGCGGCCCCATCGTGAAGACCATTTCCACCACCACACTGCTCAACAAGTTGGGCAAGCGGTATGGCGTGCCGGTTTACGAAACCGGCGTGGGCTTCAAGTATGTTGCGCCCAAGATGCTGGAAGTGAATGCGCTCATCGGCGGCGAGGAATCCGGTGGCTATGCCTTCCGGGGCAACGTGCCCGAGCGCGACGGCATCCTCGCGGGCCTTTACATCCTTGACATGATGGTAAAACTCAACCGCAAGCCCGCGGAACTGGTGGAACTCATCTTCCAGGAAGTCGGTCCCTCGTATTACGACCGCATTGACACGCCCTTCACTGGCGACCGCCACCCCATCGAAGAACGCGTGCGCAACGCCAAACCGGAAACCATCGGCGGCTTGAAGGTGACCGGTTTCCGCACCATCGACGGCTATCAATTCATGCTGGAAGACGGCGGCTGGCTGCTGATTCGCTTTTCCGGCACGGAGCCGCTGCTGCGGGTGTATTGCGAAACCACCGAGGCCGACCGTGTCCGGCCTATTCTGGAAGATGGCCTGCGCATTGCCGGGCTGAAAGATTAGCAGGCAGCGCTCCACGATGCTGGTCGACAGCCATTGCCACCTGTACTTCGACGCCTTCGACGAAGACCGGGCGGAGGTGATTGCTCGCGCTCGCCGCAACGGCGTGAAAGTGATGCTCAGCCTGGGTGTGGATGTTGCCTCGTCGCGCGCCACAGTGGCCCTGGCCGAAGCGCACGAAGGCATTTATGCCGCGGTGGGGGTGCACCCCAACGACGCTGTACGGGCGTGGGAAGGCGAGCGCACTCTCCAGGCTTTGCGGGCGCTGGCGGTTTCCCCCAAAGTGGTTGCCATTGGCGAAATCGGCCTGGATTATTACCGCGACCGCACGCCGCGCCCGCTGCAATGGCATGTGCTTCGCCAGCAACTGGATTTGGCCGCCGAACTCGGCCTTCCGGTGAGCATTCACAATCGGGAAGCCACCGCCGATTTGTTTGACATTCTGCGGGAGTGGGTCGACGACTTGCGGGAAGAGGGCAGCCCCTTGGCCGAGCGCCCTGGCGTGTGGCACGCCTTTGGGGGGAGCGTGGCCGAAGGGGAAGAGGCCATTGCCCTGGGCTTCCGCTTGGGCATCGGTGGCCCTTTGACCTTCAAGAACGCCCCCGAGCGGCGAGAAGTGGCCGCCGCGTTGCCCTTGCAAGCCTTGCTGGTCGAAACCGATGCGCCTTTCCTGGCCCCGCACCCTCATCGCGGCCGTCGCAACGAACCGGCCTACGTGCGCCTGGTGGCAGCACGCCTGGCCGAGGTGCACGGCCTCACTTTAGAAGAGGTTGCTGCCGCAACCTCACGGAATGCACGCCAACTTTTTCAGTGGAGAGACGTCGTTTGACCACGGTATCTTTTCTCGAACCGGTACAAGAAAGCCTGCAGGCCGTGGAAGACCTCATGCGCCAGC
The Chloroflexota bacterium genome window above contains:
- a CDS encoding TatD family deoxyribonuclease, producing MLVDSHCHLYFDAFDEDRAEVIARARRNGVKVMLSLGVDVASSRATVALAEAHEGIYAAVGVHPNDAVRAWEGERTLQALRALAVSPKVVAIGEIGLDYYRDRTPRPLQWHVLRQQLDLAAELGLPVSIHNREATADLFDILREWVDDLREEGSPLAERPGVWHAFGGSVAEGEEAIALGFRLGIGGPLTFKNAPERREVAAALPLQALLVETDAPFLAPHPHRGRRNEPAYVRLVAARLAEVHGLTLEEVAAATSRNARQLFQWRDVV
- a CDS encoding phosphoglucomutase/phosphomannomutase family protein; the encoded protein is MAGNIKFGTDGWRGRIAEDYTFANVRRAAQGFARYLLENGRQGEWVVVGHDKRFHSENFAAAVSEVLAANGLRVYLTDGATPTPVISYSVVDKGAAGAVNITASHNPPTDNGFKVRDEHGGAIDPEGLKRIEALIPEDESGVQRMPIAEAEEKGLVVRFDPAPAYIEHIKTLVDLEHIKSAGFKVLVDPMWGNGAGWFTRLLEGGKTVVEEIHNIRNPIFPEMKRPEPIPPNINVGLQETVKRGADVLLITDGDADRLGVGDEHGQFVNQLRVYALLAYYLLEVRGQRGPIVKTISTTTLLNKLGKRYGVPVYETGVGFKYVAPKMLEVNALIGGEESGGYAFRGNVPERDGILAGLYILDMMVKLNRKPAELVELIFQEVGPSYYDRIDTPFTGDRHPIEERVRNAKPETIGGLKVTGFRTIDGYQFMLEDGGWLLIRFSGTEPLLRVYCETTEADRVRPILEDGLRIAGLKD
- the mutS gene encoding DNA mismatch repair protein MutS, with translation MPKNKDGVTPIRKQYLQLKSQYPDAILFFRLGDFYETFDRDAEIVSRELDIVLTSRNVAKGVRVPMAGIPYHAVENYLAKLIAKGYHVAIAEQIGEPGKGLMQRKVVRVVTPGTVLEPNLVPAESNNYLLALTADDRRLGIAYADITTGEFAATEIVTDDPQSLLRAELLRLRPAEILHPEGFSLPPDAPGHATPWPAWRFEPGRAEETLRAHFGVASLDGFGLRGKPLAVRAAGALVQYLRETQPEASGLLSGLSTYSLDEFMVLDAATRRNLELTETLREGRVAGSLLGVLDHTVTPMGKRLLRQWVGKPLLDVERIRRRQESVAFLYEHGLLRAELRQALKPLGDLERLTNRVLSGHAQPRDLVAIRETLRRLPAVQDALAQAEAQPEGFPRPEACPEVLDLLNRALAEEPPATLQHTGVIRPGFSAELDGIVESTQHARDYIANLEKAERERTGIKNLKVGYNKVFGYYIEVTKANTHLVPEHYIRKQTLVNAERYITPEMKEYEALVLNAEERIHALEARLFKHVCADVASHASCLLETARALARLDVLASLAEAAVEGDYTRPEVVEEDVLEIYDGRHPVVERTLEGERFVPNDTVFEEGERIRILTGPNMAGKSTYLRQVAIIVLMAQMGGFVPARKARIGLVDRIFTRIGAQDEIHAGQSTFMVEMIETANILHHATSRSLLILDEIGRGTSTYDGMSIAWAVVEYIHNHPKLRSKTLFATHYHELTQLADLLPGVRNYNVAVSEAEGRVVFLHKIVPGGADRSYGIHVAQLAGMPRPVIQRANEILRELEASSGRAVRLSPETPRQLALFPETNPLVEELQALDINNMTPIEALNRLYEWQKRFGGEGG